The nucleotide window AGAGGCCACCTGGGATTTGGTAAAAAAGAAGATGGAAGAACCACATGCTGAAAAGCACGTCGAGGTTGGCAAAATAGGCAAATCCCATGACGTAAATATTGAATCGGGGAAAGATAGGGGGATAACCTTTGGCAAAATAAAAAAAGGGAAGTGTCAGTTTAATATCGGGCACGATAGGCCAGAAGAAATGGAGGATATTATAGGTGAGAATGCCAGAGGAGAGAGCAAATCCCGTCCAGTAGAGACCTCTGTACTGCAAGGGATTATTGCGTGTCTGTTCTGGAGAAACAATATGCAGGGTCGGACTTAACAGAGGAAATGCCAAACGCTCATTTTCAGACCACTGGCGGCGCAAGATGACTGCAATACAGGCCGAAACAAAGACAATGGCGGCGATGAAAATAAGCCACCAAAAAAGGGGTGCCCCCCATATAGACCAGGGGATTGGCGTGCCGGGCAGTGCGCCTTCGTAAAAATCGCGCATTGCGCCGTTGGTATTGGGTGGTACCAAATAGATAGGAAGGTGGGCGTGAAAGAAGTCCGCCCAGCGGTTTTCTGGCGTGGCAAAATAATACGGAGTAGCAATGGTTCCAAAAAGAAAACCGAGCACACCTGATCCGGGCACCACACCACCTGCGAGTCCCATTGCAATGATGACGAACTGTTCGGAAGGGGTTAAAAGAAGGGTGGGGTTCCAGGCTGATAGTAGGGGGGTGAGCAGGTAGCGTATGAGGAGAAAGAGGATGAATACTGCGACTGGAAAGTGGCTGAGGTTCATGCGCGATGCCCGCACGATGTACTCTGAATAGGGCATCCAGAGGTTGATCAGGACAACGAGCGCGAGACCCAATACAATGGCGCGAAGACTTACGCCACTTGTCCTGTGTTTGGGCAGGTATTCTGATCTGTATTGAGGGGCTGGCGTTTTTGCCATAGGTTTGATTGCTTATGGCGGAGAAAATGCCTCAGATGGCAGCGATGTGGGGTCGGTTTGATCACCGATGGCTTGTTCGTCTCGCCAGTTGGGGTTGTAGCGTTCTCCTGGCATGGTGGCGTGGATCATTTCATAAACGCCATCTCCAAGGCGATCCAGAAATACGAACTCGTAGTAGTTGAGGTGTTCGTAGGTCCAAATTTCAAAAGCTTTGCCGGTGGCACTAAACGGACTGCGTTCAATGTCTGTGGGCAAGCCGTATTTGATGTGAATGCGCCCTTGATCGGTATCCGATCCCTTTTGCCCGGGACGTGCAGAGAAGCGTTCGTCTGCATAGCGAATGCGCTTGAAATGTTCTGTGGCAAATTCGTTTTTGGGTGTCAGAGGCGTTGGATCCCGTTTTCTCCAGAAGGACAGAATAAATGCCACTTTTTCGGTGGCGCTCAAGGAGGGATAGGTTTCGCGTTCAGTTTTTGTGGCGATATAGCGGATTTGTTTGTAATAGCGTTTTAAGGAGGCGGGGTCTGTTGCCAGTGCGGGTTTTTGTATAGAAAAAGCCCGCTGGCGCGTGGTCATTTTGCCCGTGCCATTATCGCGGGCAGTGATTTCCAGTACATAATGCCCTGGCGGTACACCTTTGAAATCGAGAGCTTCGGTTTTAATTGCGGTTGTGCCGGGTTTGCGGTAGCGCGCCGAGGGAAAGTTTTTGATCCGCTGTCCCGCGGTATCCAGGAGGGCATAGGCGAGGTCGAAAGTTGCAGCGCGTCCCTCGCCTGTGGCAAGGCCATAGAGTTCAAAGTAGATGTTTAAGGTCGTCGCGATTGACCTGCGTGCGTTGGGAACGATTTTGAACCCGTTCTTGACCAGATTTCTGGTGGTCTGTGTGTTTGCAGCGTCAATCCGATGGGCAAACTGGATGTCACTTATGGTCGGGGTGGCGTTGTCAAATTCGGGCATTGTAAAGGCGAGTTCACAGGTGCCTTCGGCATTGGCCTGCAAATCTTTCAAGCGAACGCGAACCCCGTAGGTGCCGGGAGCAATTCTGAAGCTCAGTGCCTCTGTAATCATCTGATCGCGCGGGTCTGTTCCCGCGTCTGTGACGATCTGTTTTTCCCATTTGAAGGGCATGCTATCGCGCCTGGAAAAAAAGGTGGCTTCTACGCGATAAGCAGCCCGCTGTTGGTCGTTCAATGCTCTGAAGGTGAGGTGCCTACACGGGCACTGGAGATACAGTTCGCCGTAGTTCAGGCTGTCTGGCGTATCAAAACCCGCCCTGTCGATCCAGAACGGAATGGCTCCCCGCGCCATCACTGGCATATCTTCTCCCGAAATTGGCGCGAGGAGACCCTGTGCGAGACACAGCGACAAAAGGATATATTT belongs to Gemmatimonadota bacterium and includes:
- a CDS encoding GWxTD domain-containing protein, yielding MKYILLSLCLAQGLLAPISGEDMPVMARGAIPFWIDRAGFDTPDSLNYGELYLQCPCRHLTFRALNDQQRAAYRVEATFFSRRDSMPFKWEKQIVTDAGTDPRDQMITEALSFRIAPGTYGVRVRLKDLQANAEGTCELAFTMPEFDNATPTISDIQFAHRIDAANTQTTRNLVKNGFKIVPNARRSIATTLNIYFELYGLATGEGRAATFDLAYALLDTAGQRIKNFPSARYRKPGTTAIKTEALDFKGVPPGHYVLEITARDNGTGKMTTRQRAFSIQKPALATDPASLKRYYKQIRYIATKTERETYPSLSATEKVAFILSFWRKRDPTPLTPKNEFATEHFKRIRYADERFSARPGQKGSDTDQGRIHIKYGLPTDIERSPFSATGKAFEIWTYEHLNYYEFVFLDRLGDGVYEMIHATMPGERYNPNWRDEQAIGDQTDPTSLPSEAFSPP